From one Lycium ferocissimum isolate CSIRO_LF1 chromosome 7, AGI_CSIRO_Lferr_CH_V1, whole genome shotgun sequence genomic stretch:
- the LOC132063390 gene encoding adenylate isopentenyltransferase 5, chloroplastic-like has product MMNVVPFVSCKQGLHQPLINFRDGLTMDPFIPCRRKDKVVVVIGATGTGKSRLSIDLANHFPAEVVNSDKMQVYKGLDIVTNKVTEEEICGIPHHLLAIADPNEAFTATDFCHHASIAVETITRKGHLPLIAGGSNSYIKALVNDDIEFKSRYECCFLWIDVNLKILHRFVSERVDKMVKDGLVEEAREFFNPEGDYTSGIRRAIGVPEMDQYFRNENNKLIGEDARDRILQRAIGQIKANTCKLATCQRQNILRLESQLGWNINRLDATEAFEKKGGESCQAWHRLVSEPSARFVHHFLCEELLNIPSPSPSSSSSSASFLPSAASIIGTTKPPAVVTATH; this is encoded by the coding sequence ATGATGAATGTTGTGCCATTTGTTTCCTGCAAACAAGGTCTTCATCAGCCACTTATTAATTTCCGAGATGGTCTAACTATGGATCCCTTTATTCCCTGTAGACGAAAGGACAAGGTAGTGGTAGTTATTGGCGCAACAGGCACCGGAAAATCTAGACTTTCCATTGATCTAGCCAACCATTTTCCAGCAGAGGTTGTGAATAGTGACAAAATGCAAGTGTACAAAGGTCTCGATATAGTCACTAATAAGGTGACAGAGGAAGAGATTTGTGGAATCCCACATCATTTGTTAGCAATTGCTGATCCTAATGAAGCTTTCACTGCCACAGATTTTTGTCACCATGCTTCAATAGCTGTGGAGACGATCACAAGAAAGGGTCACCTACCGCTAATTGCTGGAGGGTCGAATTCGTACATTAAGGCACTAGTGAATGATGACATTGAATTTAAGTCCAGGTACGAATGTTGCTTTCTCTGGATTGATGTGAACTTGAAAATACTGCATCGGTTCGTGTCAGAACGAGTGGATAAGATGGTGAAAGACGGGCTTGTAGAGGAAGCGAGGGAATTTTTCAATCCTGAAGGTGATTACACAAGTGGAATAAGACGTGCAATCGGAGTACCAGAAATGGACCAATATTTCAGAAATGAGAATAATAAGCTGATCGGTGAAGATGCCCGCGATAGGATTCTTCAACGTGCCATTGGACAAATTAAGGCGAATACATGCAAATTGGCTACATGCCAACGCCAAAATATTCTTAGACTTGAGAGCCAACTAGGGTGGAATATAAATCGACTCGATGCCACTGAAGCATTTGAAAAGAAAGGTGGTGAATCATGTCAAGCATGGCATAGGCTTGTATCGGAACCAAGTGCTCGATTTGTTCACCATTTTCTTTGTGAAGAACTTCTCAATATCCCTTCTCCTTCtccatcttcttcttcctcatcaGCTTCCTTCTTGCCTTCAGCAGCTTCCATTATTGGAACAACCAAACCTCCTGCTGTTGTTACTGCAACGCACTAG
- the LOC132061929 gene encoding uncharacterized protein LOC132061929 has translation MIPVHVLTVSEMSFTNYHSLLQEKNQDILQNQTLTQSEVDQCQAYYEAVGGLKKRRIYGLGSQAHLYYGPNLHPSSESDATSLVPPPNSQLAATGNLDELVMRLIPALTDSIIPALTDNMIPALTGHLIPIIIEWVRGLIPSVFCQTDTLNDHPSFMAPIVPAPSIANIDQVHASVLDDDRGSLVSY, from the coding sequence ATGATTCCTGTACATGTGCTTACTGTTAGTGAAATGAGTTTCACTAATTATCACTCTCTTTTAcaggaaaaaaatcaagacataCTACAAAATCAGACACTGACTCAATCTGAAGTTGATCAATGTCAAGCCTATTATGAAGCCGTAGGAGGgctaaagaaaagaagaatataTGGTCTTGGATCTCAAGCACACTTATATTATGGGCCGAATCTTCATCCTTCTTCTGAATCTGATGCTACATCCTTAGTACCACCGCCAAATTCTCAACTGGCAGCGACAGGAAATTTAGATGAGTTAGTGATGCGATTAATTCCTGCACTGACTGATAGCATAATTCCTGCACTGACTGATAACATGATTCCGGCTCTGACTGGTCACTTGATTCCTATAATTATTGAGTGGGTACGTGGATTGATTCCTTCAGTCTTTTGTCAGACAGACACTCTTAACGACCATCCATCATTTATGGCACCTATAGTTCCAGCCCCATCTATTGCCAACATTGATCAAGTTCATGCATCGGTTTTAGATGATGATCGTGGCTCTCTAGTCTCTTATTAG